One segment of Syngnathus scovelli strain Florida chromosome 6, RoL_Ssco_1.2, whole genome shotgun sequence DNA contains the following:
- the LOC125970101 gene encoding disintegrin and metalloproteinase domain-containing protein 10 isoform X3 produces MKRDTSLFTPDLKVDVSGQESTYDTSHIYTGEIYGEKGTLAHGSIVDGKFEGFIQSYHGNYYVEPTERYLEGKNVPFHSVIYHEDDIHYPHKYGPEGGCADSSVFERMKKYQSSAVEETYKQAFDSQPLLSESVMLRKKRMAQAEKNTCQLFIQTDHLFYQYYKTREAVIAQISSHVKAINAIYQGTDFLGIRNISFMVKRIRINTTNDEKHRSNPFRFGNIGVEKFLELNSEQNHDDYCLAYVFTDRDFDDGVLGLAWVGAPSGSSGGICEKSKLYSDGKKKSLNTGIITVQNYASHVPPKVSHITFAHEVGHNFGSPHDSGSECTPGESKSQDKKERGNYIMYARATSGDKLNNNKFSICSVRNISQVLEKKRSNCFVESGQPICGNGLVEPGEECDCGYSDQCRDQCCYDANQDDNNKCKLKPGKVCSPSQGPCCTPECSYKGRNEKCRDESECAHQGMCNGGSPHCPSSEPKANFTACHGETQVCLNGGCSGSICKKYGLEACTCASQEGKDETELCHVCCMEKMNSNTCSSTGSERLARFFNKKVTTLPAGSPCNDFKGYCDVFMKCRLVDADGPLARLKKAIFNPELYENIAEWIVAHWWAVLLMGIALIMLMAGFIKICSVHTPSSNPKLPPPKPLPGTLKRRRAQQHASSQVQHQAQHGGHGGPRQGPRQPQRQAQQQHQRHHRQPRENYQMGQMRR; encoded by the exons ATGAAGAGAGATACTAGCTTGTTCACACCAGACTTGAAGGTGGACGTTTCAGGACAGGAGTCGACATATGATACCTCTCATATCTACACTGGAGAAATATACG GTGAAAAAGGTACGCTAGCTCACGGTTCCATCGTGGATGGTAAATTTGAGGGCTTCATTCAGAGTTACCACGGCAACTACTACGTGGAACCCACCGAGCGCTATCTGGAGGGCAAAAATGTGCCTTTCCACTCCGTCATTTACCATGAGGACGACATAC ACTATCCTCACAAGTACGGCCCGGAGGGAGGATGTGCCGATAGCTCCGTGTTTGAGAGGATGAAGAAGTACCAGTCCTCTGCTGTAGAAGAGACGTACAAG CAGGCATTCGACAGTCAGCCGCTCCTTAGCGAATCTGTGATGCTGAGAAAGAAGAGGATGGCACAGGCTGAGAAAAACACGTGCCAGCTCTTCATCCAAACAGATCACCTCTTCTACCAGTATTACAAGACAAGAGAGGCTGTCATCGCTCAG ATCTCCAGTCACGTGAAGGCCATTAATGCCATCTATCAGGGCACGGACTTCTTAGGGATTCGCAACATCAGTTTCATGGTGAAACGAATCAGA ATAAACACCACCAATGATGAGAAGCACAGGTCCAACCCATTTCGTTTTGGTAACATCGGAGTGGAGAAGTTTCTGGAGCTCAATTCGGAGCAGAATCACGACGACTACTGTTTGGCTTATGTTTTCACCGACAGAGACTTTGATGACGGCGTCTTGGGTTTGGCCTGGGTGGGAGCACCTTCAG GGAGTTCTGGAGGCATCTGTGAAAAAAGCAAGTTGTACTCCGATGGCAAGAAGAAATCTCTCAACACGGGGATTATCACTGTCCAGAACTACGCCTCCcacgttcctcccaaagtctCCCATATCACCTTTGCACATGAAGTGGGCCATAACTTTGGCTCCCCG CACGACTCGGGATCGGAGTGCACTCCGGGTGAATCCAAGAGccaagacaaaaaggagaggggCAATTACATCATGTATGCGAGAGCGACGTCAGGAGACAagctcaacaacaacaaattctCCATCTGTAGCGTGCGCAACATCAGCCAGGTGCTggagaaaaaaagaagcaactGCTTCGTTG AGTCTGGTCAGCCAATTTGTGGAAACGGCCTGGTAGAGCCAGGAGAGGAGTGTGACTGCGGCTACAGTGATCAGTGCAGGGACCAGTGCTGCTATGATGCCAACCAGGATGACAACAATAAATGCAAATTAAAGCCCGGCAAAGTGTGCAG TCCCAGCCAGGGTCCTTGTTGCACCCCTGAGTGCAGCTACAAGGGGCGCAACGAGAAGTGCAGGGACGAGTCGGAGTGCGCTCATCAGGGCATGTGCAATGGCGGCAGCCCCCACTGCCCGTCATCTGAGCCCAAGGCCAATTTCACCGCTTGTCACGGCGAGACTCAAGTCTGTCTGAACGGG GGCTGCTCCGGCTCCATCTGTAAGAAGTACGGCCTCGAAGCGTGCACGTGCGCCAGCCAAGAAGGAAAGGATGAGACGGAGCTTTGTCACGTGTGCTGCATGGAAAAGA TGAATTCCAACACGTGCAGCAGTACCGGGTCGGAGCGTTTGGCGCGTTTCTTCAATAAGAAGGTGACCACCCTGCCGGCCGGCTCACCCTGCAACGACTTCAAGGGTTACTGCGACGTGTTCATGAAGTGTCGCCTTGTGGACGCCGACGGCCCGCTGGCTCGACTCAAGAAGGCCATTTTCAACCCGGAGCTCTACGAGAACATTGCCGAGTGGATTGTG gcCCACTGGTGGGCAGTGTTGCTGATGGGCATCGCTCTCATCATGCTCATGGCGGGCTTCATTAAGATCTGTAGCGTACACACACCCAGCAGCAACCCCAAGCTCCCTCCCCCAAAACCACTTCCGG
- the LOC125970101 gene encoding disintegrin and metalloproteinase domain-containing protein 10 isoform X1: MELSDMLLLKLVLFAYLLHDTQGYYRNPLNKYILHYEGLSYDTEVVHNDHQRAKRALSHQDQFLHLDFHAHGRHFNLRMKRDTSLFTPDLKVDVSGQESTYDTSHIYTGEIYGEKGTLAHGSIVDGKFEGFIQSYHGNYYVEPTERYLEGKNVPFHSVIYHEDDIHYPHKYGPEGGCADSSVFERMKKYQSSAVEETYKQAFDSQPLLSESVMLRKKRMAQAEKNTCQLFIQTDHLFYQYYKTREAVIAQISSHVKAINAIYQGTDFLGIRNISFMVKRIRINTTNDEKHRSNPFRFGNIGVEKFLELNSEQNHDDYCLAYVFTDRDFDDGVLGLAWVGAPSGSSGGICEKSKLYSDGKKKSLNTGIITVQNYASHVPPKVSHITFAHEVGHNFGSPHDSGSECTPGESKSQDKKERGNYIMYARATSGDKLNNNKFSICSVRNISQVLEKKRSNCFVESGQPICGNGLVEPGEECDCGYSDQCRDQCCYDANQDDNNKCKLKPGKVCSPSQGPCCTPECSYKGRNEKCRDESECAHQGMCNGGSPHCPSSEPKANFTACHGETQVCLNGGCSGSICKKYGLEACTCASQEGKDETELCHVCCMEKMNSNTCSSTGSERLARFFNKKVTTLPAGSPCNDFKGYCDVFMKCRLVDADGPLARLKKAIFNPELYENIAEWIVAHWWAVLLMGIALIMLMAGFIKICSVHTPSSNPKLPPPKPLPGTLKRRRAQQHASSQVQHQAQHGGHGGPRQGPRQPQRQAQQQHQRHHRQPRENYQMGQMRR, encoded by the exons ATGGAGCTATCCGATATGCTTCTCCTGAAACTTGTCCTTTTCGCCTACTTGCTGCATGACACTCAAG GCTACTACCGGAATCCCCTCAACAAGTACATCCTGCACTATGAAGGCCTTTCTTATGACACAGAGGTGGTACATAACGACCATCAGAGGGCCAAAAGGGCGCTCTCCCACCAAGACCAGTTTCTTCATTTAGATTTTCACGCTCATGGAAG GCATTTTAATTTGCGCATGAAGAGAGATACTAGCTTGTTCACACCAGACTTGAAGGTGGACGTTTCAGGACAGGAGTCGACATATGATACCTCTCATATCTACACTGGAGAAATATACG GTGAAAAAGGTACGCTAGCTCACGGTTCCATCGTGGATGGTAAATTTGAGGGCTTCATTCAGAGTTACCACGGCAACTACTACGTGGAACCCACCGAGCGCTATCTGGAGGGCAAAAATGTGCCTTTCCACTCCGTCATTTACCATGAGGACGACATAC ACTATCCTCACAAGTACGGCCCGGAGGGAGGATGTGCCGATAGCTCCGTGTTTGAGAGGATGAAGAAGTACCAGTCCTCTGCTGTAGAAGAGACGTACAAG CAGGCATTCGACAGTCAGCCGCTCCTTAGCGAATCTGTGATGCTGAGAAAGAAGAGGATGGCACAGGCTGAGAAAAACACGTGCCAGCTCTTCATCCAAACAGATCACCTCTTCTACCAGTATTACAAGACAAGAGAGGCTGTCATCGCTCAG ATCTCCAGTCACGTGAAGGCCATTAATGCCATCTATCAGGGCACGGACTTCTTAGGGATTCGCAACATCAGTTTCATGGTGAAACGAATCAGA ATAAACACCACCAATGATGAGAAGCACAGGTCCAACCCATTTCGTTTTGGTAACATCGGAGTGGAGAAGTTTCTGGAGCTCAATTCGGAGCAGAATCACGACGACTACTGTTTGGCTTATGTTTTCACCGACAGAGACTTTGATGACGGCGTCTTGGGTTTGGCCTGGGTGGGAGCACCTTCAG GGAGTTCTGGAGGCATCTGTGAAAAAAGCAAGTTGTACTCCGATGGCAAGAAGAAATCTCTCAACACGGGGATTATCACTGTCCAGAACTACGCCTCCcacgttcctcccaaagtctCCCATATCACCTTTGCACATGAAGTGGGCCATAACTTTGGCTCCCCG CACGACTCGGGATCGGAGTGCACTCCGGGTGAATCCAAGAGccaagacaaaaaggagaggggCAATTACATCATGTATGCGAGAGCGACGTCAGGAGACAagctcaacaacaacaaattctCCATCTGTAGCGTGCGCAACATCAGCCAGGTGCTggagaaaaaaagaagcaactGCTTCGTTG AGTCTGGTCAGCCAATTTGTGGAAACGGCCTGGTAGAGCCAGGAGAGGAGTGTGACTGCGGCTACAGTGATCAGTGCAGGGACCAGTGCTGCTATGATGCCAACCAGGATGACAACAATAAATGCAAATTAAAGCCCGGCAAAGTGTGCAG TCCCAGCCAGGGTCCTTGTTGCACCCCTGAGTGCAGCTACAAGGGGCGCAACGAGAAGTGCAGGGACGAGTCGGAGTGCGCTCATCAGGGCATGTGCAATGGCGGCAGCCCCCACTGCCCGTCATCTGAGCCCAAGGCCAATTTCACCGCTTGTCACGGCGAGACTCAAGTCTGTCTGAACGGG GGCTGCTCCGGCTCCATCTGTAAGAAGTACGGCCTCGAAGCGTGCACGTGCGCCAGCCAAGAAGGAAAGGATGAGACGGAGCTTTGTCACGTGTGCTGCATGGAAAAGA TGAATTCCAACACGTGCAGCAGTACCGGGTCGGAGCGTTTGGCGCGTTTCTTCAATAAGAAGGTGACCACCCTGCCGGCCGGCTCACCCTGCAACGACTTCAAGGGTTACTGCGACGTGTTCATGAAGTGTCGCCTTGTGGACGCCGACGGCCCGCTGGCTCGACTCAAGAAGGCCATTTTCAACCCGGAGCTCTACGAGAACATTGCCGAGTGGATTGTG gcCCACTGGTGGGCAGTGTTGCTGATGGGCATCGCTCTCATCATGCTCATGGCGGGCTTCATTAAGATCTGTAGCGTACACACACCCAGCAGCAACCCCAAGCTCCCTCCCCCAAAACCACTTCCGG
- the LOC125970101 gene encoding disintegrin and metalloproteinase domain-containing protein 10 isoform X2: MELSDMLLLKLVLFAYLLHDTQGYYRNPLNKYILHYEGLSYDTEVVHNDHQRAKRALSHQDQFLHLDFHAHGRHFNLRMKRDTSLFTPDLKVDVSGQESTYDTSHIYTGEIYGEKGTLAHGSIVDGKFEGFIQSYHGNYYVEPTERYLEGKNVPFHSVIYHEDDIHYPHKYGPEGGCADSSVFERMKKYQSSAVEETYKAFDSQPLLSESVMLRKKRMAQAEKNTCQLFIQTDHLFYQYYKTREAVIAQISSHVKAINAIYQGTDFLGIRNISFMVKRIRINTTNDEKHRSNPFRFGNIGVEKFLELNSEQNHDDYCLAYVFTDRDFDDGVLGLAWVGAPSGSSGGICEKSKLYSDGKKKSLNTGIITVQNYASHVPPKVSHITFAHEVGHNFGSPHDSGSECTPGESKSQDKKERGNYIMYARATSGDKLNNNKFSICSVRNISQVLEKKRSNCFVESGQPICGNGLVEPGEECDCGYSDQCRDQCCYDANQDDNNKCKLKPGKVCSPSQGPCCTPECSYKGRNEKCRDESECAHQGMCNGGSPHCPSSEPKANFTACHGETQVCLNGGCSGSICKKYGLEACTCASQEGKDETELCHVCCMEKMNSNTCSSTGSERLARFFNKKVTTLPAGSPCNDFKGYCDVFMKCRLVDADGPLARLKKAIFNPELYENIAEWIVAHWWAVLLMGIALIMLMAGFIKICSVHTPSSNPKLPPPKPLPGTLKRRRAQQHASSQVQHQAQHGGHGGPRQGPRQPQRQAQQQHQRHHRQPRENYQMGQMRR, encoded by the exons ATGGAGCTATCCGATATGCTTCTCCTGAAACTTGTCCTTTTCGCCTACTTGCTGCATGACACTCAAG GCTACTACCGGAATCCCCTCAACAAGTACATCCTGCACTATGAAGGCCTTTCTTATGACACAGAGGTGGTACATAACGACCATCAGAGGGCCAAAAGGGCGCTCTCCCACCAAGACCAGTTTCTTCATTTAGATTTTCACGCTCATGGAAG GCATTTTAATTTGCGCATGAAGAGAGATACTAGCTTGTTCACACCAGACTTGAAGGTGGACGTTTCAGGACAGGAGTCGACATATGATACCTCTCATATCTACACTGGAGAAATATACG GTGAAAAAGGTACGCTAGCTCACGGTTCCATCGTGGATGGTAAATTTGAGGGCTTCATTCAGAGTTACCACGGCAACTACTACGTGGAACCCACCGAGCGCTATCTGGAGGGCAAAAATGTGCCTTTCCACTCCGTCATTTACCATGAGGACGACATAC ACTATCCTCACAAGTACGGCCCGGAGGGAGGATGTGCCGATAGCTCCGTGTTTGAGAGGATGAAGAAGTACCAGTCCTCTGCTGTAGAAGAGACGTACAAG GCATTCGACAGTCAGCCGCTCCTTAGCGAATCTGTGATGCTGAGAAAGAAGAGGATGGCACAGGCTGAGAAAAACACGTGCCAGCTCTTCATCCAAACAGATCACCTCTTCTACCAGTATTACAAGACAAGAGAGGCTGTCATCGCTCAG ATCTCCAGTCACGTGAAGGCCATTAATGCCATCTATCAGGGCACGGACTTCTTAGGGATTCGCAACATCAGTTTCATGGTGAAACGAATCAGA ATAAACACCACCAATGATGAGAAGCACAGGTCCAACCCATTTCGTTTTGGTAACATCGGAGTGGAGAAGTTTCTGGAGCTCAATTCGGAGCAGAATCACGACGACTACTGTTTGGCTTATGTTTTCACCGACAGAGACTTTGATGACGGCGTCTTGGGTTTGGCCTGGGTGGGAGCACCTTCAG GGAGTTCTGGAGGCATCTGTGAAAAAAGCAAGTTGTACTCCGATGGCAAGAAGAAATCTCTCAACACGGGGATTATCACTGTCCAGAACTACGCCTCCcacgttcctcccaaagtctCCCATATCACCTTTGCACATGAAGTGGGCCATAACTTTGGCTCCCCG CACGACTCGGGATCGGAGTGCACTCCGGGTGAATCCAAGAGccaagacaaaaaggagaggggCAATTACATCATGTATGCGAGAGCGACGTCAGGAGACAagctcaacaacaacaaattctCCATCTGTAGCGTGCGCAACATCAGCCAGGTGCTggagaaaaaaagaagcaactGCTTCGTTG AGTCTGGTCAGCCAATTTGTGGAAACGGCCTGGTAGAGCCAGGAGAGGAGTGTGACTGCGGCTACAGTGATCAGTGCAGGGACCAGTGCTGCTATGATGCCAACCAGGATGACAACAATAAATGCAAATTAAAGCCCGGCAAAGTGTGCAG TCCCAGCCAGGGTCCTTGTTGCACCCCTGAGTGCAGCTACAAGGGGCGCAACGAGAAGTGCAGGGACGAGTCGGAGTGCGCTCATCAGGGCATGTGCAATGGCGGCAGCCCCCACTGCCCGTCATCTGAGCCCAAGGCCAATTTCACCGCTTGTCACGGCGAGACTCAAGTCTGTCTGAACGGG GGCTGCTCCGGCTCCATCTGTAAGAAGTACGGCCTCGAAGCGTGCACGTGCGCCAGCCAAGAAGGAAAGGATGAGACGGAGCTTTGTCACGTGTGCTGCATGGAAAAGA TGAATTCCAACACGTGCAGCAGTACCGGGTCGGAGCGTTTGGCGCGTTTCTTCAATAAGAAGGTGACCACCCTGCCGGCCGGCTCACCCTGCAACGACTTCAAGGGTTACTGCGACGTGTTCATGAAGTGTCGCCTTGTGGACGCCGACGGCCCGCTGGCTCGACTCAAGAAGGCCATTTTCAACCCGGAGCTCTACGAGAACATTGCCGAGTGGATTGTG gcCCACTGGTGGGCAGTGTTGCTGATGGGCATCGCTCTCATCATGCTCATGGCGGGCTTCATTAAGATCTGTAGCGTACACACACCCAGCAGCAACCCCAAGCTCCCTCCCCCAAAACCACTTCCGG